ACCACAAGACAATTGTGCGGCGGGACGGGGTCAGAGCAATCGCTCGCAAACTGGACATGAAGGCTCAACCTATCGTTAAAAGCGCTGTGCTACGGCAACAGTGCGTCTTCAAGCGGGGATGACGGCGCATATAGAGCGCCTTTAAGCCTCCGTGTTTATCACGCAGGTGTTGAACTTTACAGCCATGGGAGAGACGCTCGGCAATCGCGCGCTATACCTGGCGCGGTTAAACTCAGCCCATTTACCGCCCGCCTTCAAAGAGGAGAAAGCCTCCGTCTATAACTATCCTTGCTGGGCAATACCCTTGATAACAGCTGCAACTTCTAATGGCGTCTCGATACAGGGCAAATGCCCGGCGCCTGAGATTTCAACGACGCTGGCTTTTGGTATGGATTGTGCAAATTGCGCAACGATGTGCGAAGGCGTGGCCAAATCCTCTGTGCCAGATATGCAGATCACCGGTGCGTCGATTTGTGACGTTTGATCGCGCAGATCCGTATCGCGGATCGCGCGGCATGCCGTCGCGTAGCCCTCAGCAGGGGTGCGCGCGAGCATTGATCGATATCCTTGCAGATCGCTTGGCCGGTCGAACCTGAACGCAGCCGAGAACCAGCGCTCAAGTATACCATCTGCCAAGGCCTCAAGACCGACCTCATCGAGTTGGTCAAGACGCGCTTGCCAACTCGCTGCATCCCCGATCCGCGCAGCAGTGTTGGACAACACCATTGAAGAGACAAGATCAGAGCGGGCGTGGAAAAGCTGTTGTGCGATCATTCCCCCAATTGAGACACCGCATATGAGGGCCGGACCAAGACAGTAGTGGTCCATCAATGCGGCTACATCTGCGGCATAGGTCTTCATGTCTGCGTCACCCGTCTCGGAGAGACCGTGCCCACGCTTATCAATCTGCAACACCGTCCAGTCGTCCGGCAACAAACTTGCAACGTCATCCCATATGCGCAAATCCGTCCCAAGTGAGTTCAAGAAAACGACGCTTGTCTTGCCGCTCAAGCGGACCTTATGGTGAAGGACAGTGCCGTTCATTTCTAAAAACGTCATGCTATTCTCCCAATCCAAGGATACGGCGCGCTTCGGTAGGGGAGGCAATCCTGCGCCCGTTTTCTTGGCAAATCTCGACGGCGCGTTCAACGAGAGCTGCATTGGATGGTGCAAGGGTGTGGCGATCCATGCGAATATTGTCTTCGAGGCCCGTGCGCAAATGCCCCCCTGCCTGCGCTGCCCAACGGTTCAATTCCGCCTGATGCTTTCCAATACCGGCCGCACACCATGGCACGTCGCCAAAAAGACGCTTCACTGTCGTGATATAGTAATTGAACACGTCGCGGTCCGCCGGCATCGCATTTGTGACCCCCATTACAAACTGAATATAAGGCGGTCCGGTGATCTCCCCTTTATCCACCATAGATTTGGCCTGCAGGATATGGCTGAGATCGAAGGCTTCAACTTCAGGCTTGATCGCCCGCGACTTCATCTCCTGGGCAAGCCAAGAAACAAGATCGGGTGGATTCTCATAGACGCGGTTCGGAAAGTTGTTCGATCCGACCGATAGAGAAGCCATGTCAGGACAAAGCGAAAGCATACCCCCTCGAGCGCGCCCAGCCCCCGATCTGCCACCGGTTGAGAACTGAATGAGCATGCCGGGACAATGTTTCTCAATCCCTTCCTTCAGGCGGGCAAATCGCTCGGGGTCCGCCGACGGCGTCTCATCGTCGTTGCGCACATGCGCGTGGCATACGGATGCACCGGCTTCGAACGCGGCCTGTGTGCTCTCGATCTGTTCGGGCACAGTTATAGGAACGGCAGGATTGTCGCTCTTTTTCGGCAAAGAGCCGGTAATTGCGACGCAGATCATCGCTGGCGGCATGGTAGACATGGCGGTACCTCAAATTGTAGCGATGGGAGTGACCGGAGACCCTAGAGCACCAGGCAATCTGAGCGGCGGCGCGGTCAGGAGAAAATCACATCGGCCAAGCGCATCAAGAGCCTTCGCCAGATCAGCCAGATACCAAAGCTCAGCAAGAGGAAGACCGAGCTTGAAGAGGCAATGATGATGCAACGGCAGTTTAAGCGTTGCGCCCAATGGCGGGTCGGGGTTCTCGACCGCATAATTATCAGCGCATATGGCTGCGATGCCGCTGTCGGTAATCCATTGGAGAAGTGCTAAATCATGACCATCCAGAACGGCACCGGTGCGATCTAGCGCTTCGACATCCGGCGCACCATTCATTTCGACGATCCGCTCTGCAAACCCCGTTCTGAGCATCATGAAATCGCCAGGCCTTATGTCTGCACCCGTTGCGTCAAGCGCATGCATCAGATCATCGCGATCAATAACGCGCCTGTTTGTGCCAAAGACCTTAGCAAGATCCACGAGAACCGCACGACCCTGCATACCATGGGTGGCCATGGTTTCGACGCCGAGACGTTCTGCACGCGACGATCCACCCGTTTTGGCCGGGGCCAGGACGTCCCGATCAGCCCTATGCCCATTGTAATAGACCTTTTCGGGCACACCGTTGTCATCCACATCAAACATCGCGCCCACATGCGCAAGCGAGTCCCACTGTGTCGAATATTGGGTGTAGAGAATAACCCGATCATCGCTAATCACATCGCGCAATGCCGGGTCGAGATTGGCCAGTGGAAAGTTCACATACTGCGCGCCGTCCAGTTCCGTTGGGCTAAGCCGAGGGGGATGACGGCGCGGGTTCAATAGGTTGCCACCCGGCAAATCAAGGGGCAGCGATAAGCAAAGGGTCCGCCCTTCGGTGACAGTTGCCAAGCCAGCACGCACTTGCTCGGGTCCAATAAGATTCAGCCGGCCCAGTTCGTCATCAGCACCGAAATCCCCCCAGTTTGACCCCTCGGGCCGTTTCGTCCAGTTCATCATATCTCTCCATCATTCCCTGTATTGCGCCCGCACCGACCAAGCACAAAAGGGGTGTCCTATCCAATTGCGCTACGCCCCTCCCGAACCGACAATAACCTGCCTCAAATGCGTCTGCGCTGCTGGTCTACATTCTCAAACGCTTTGAACGCCGATCAAGGCGCAGGATGTTAGTCACTCATGCGCTAATGAACCGACGTGCAGCGGCAGACCCACGACGCCACGTCCCACGAAGAAGCCAAATATGCACCACCCCACTATCAATTACCGTTTGATTATCACACAGGCCGAGTGATAAGCAAACATTACATATTGTATCAAGGGAGGATTGATATGAACGCATTGGCCAATTTTTTCACGCGGCTGATAGGGCGCTACCTGCCCGACCCGCTGGTCATCGCCTTTGGGCTGACATTCTTAACTATTGGCCTCGCGATGGTGGTAGAGGGGGCCGGCTTCATTCAGACGGCAACCTATTGGGGCGAAAGCTTCTGGAACCTTCTCGCCTTTTCGATGCAAATGACCGTTATCCTGCTTGCTGGATACCTTCTGGCCAAATCACCGCCTGTGAA
This is a stretch of genomic DNA from Sulfitobacter indolifex. It encodes these proteins:
- the pcaD gene encoding 3-oxoadipate enol-lactonase, with amino-acid sequence MTFLEMNGTVLHHKVRLSGKTSVVFLNSLGTDLRIWDDVASLLPDDWTVLQIDKRGHGLSETGDADMKTYAADVAALMDHYCLGPALICGVSIGGMIAQQLFHARSDLVSSMVLSNTAARIGDAASWQARLDQLDEVGLEALADGILERWFSAAFRFDRPSDLQGYRSMLARTPAEGYATACRAIRDTDLRDQTSQIDAPVICISGTEDLATPSHIVAQFAQSIPKASVVEISGAGHLPCIETPLEVAAVIKGIAQQG
- a CDS encoding cyclase family protein; protein product: MMNWTKRPEGSNWGDFGADDELGRLNLIGPEQVRAGLATVTEGRTLCLSLPLDLPGGNLLNPRRHPPRLSPTELDGAQYVNFPLANLDPALRDVISDDRVILYTQYSTQWDSLAHVGAMFDVDDNGVPEKVYYNGHRADRDVLAPAKTGGSSRAERLGVETMATHGMQGRAVLVDLAKVFGTNRRVIDRDDLMHALDATGADIRPGDFMMLRTGFAERIVEMNGAPDVEALDRTGAVLDGHDLALLQWITDSGIAAICADNYAVENPDPPLGATLKLPLHHHCLFKLGLPLAELWYLADLAKALDALGRCDFLLTAPPLRLPGALGSPVTPIATI
- a CDS encoding BKACE family enzyme translates to MICVAITGSLPKKSDNPAVPITVPEQIESTQAAFEAGASVCHAHVRNDDETPSADPERFARLKEGIEKHCPGMLIQFSTGGRSGAGRARGGMLSLCPDMASLSVGSNNFPNRVYENPPDLVSWLAQEMKSRAIKPEVEAFDLSHILQAKSMVDKGEITGPPYIQFVMGVTNAMPADRDVFNYYITTVKRLFGDVPWCAAGIGKHQAELNRWAAQAGGHLRTGLEDNIRMDRHTLAPSNAALVERAVEICQENGRRIASPTEARRILGLGE